The following proteins are encoded in a genomic region of Glycine max cultivar Williams 82 chromosome 18, Glycine_max_v4.0, whole genome shotgun sequence:
- the LOC121173990 gene encoding uncharacterized protein yields MRWSILWSTVCFCGDWSTCCDLVNIDTAGITALEELHKSLSSHGKQGTQRFLQRLELYASVVMGLEAPALVNGQNLAITYNVFLGNHIVLSNIKYFMLIKHININIHNISM; encoded by the exons ATGCGCTGGAGCATTCTTTGGAGTACTGTTTGCTTCTGTGGAGATTGGTCTACTTGCTGCG ATTTGGTGAACATTGACACTGCTGGAATCACTGCTCTAGAGGAACTGCATAAAAGTTTGTCTTCACATGGAAAACAG GGTACTCAAAGATTTTTACAACGCCTGGAGTTGTATGCAAGTGTTGTGATGGGGTTGGAGGCGCCTGCACTAGTAAATGGACAGAATCTTGCAATAACCTACAATGTTTTCCTTGGAAATCACATTGTACTAAGCaacatcaaatattttatgctaattaaacatataaatataaatatacacaACATTTCAATGTAA